In Arthrobacter burdickii, one DNA window encodes the following:
- a CDS encoding phosphotransferase family protein, translated as MTLERVAASAMQADQPVQVLDHEFEPFGLSPANMTTGGLWRLRGTAADSRGFHAFHAVLKVISTPLRWSGIDAVPPEMRADLVAQMPWRTEADVYESTLKSFLPPGLRIPDLYFVEHLDEESAGIWMEDVQEDPAPAWDAGRYAHMAYLLGRLAGVPGAPMGVRRDLADFVAGPGEHVFIPMLRSGMLHSLPVYDGVIDEHLERDLLAFVEQIPLLLAELATLPMARAHGDACPQNLLQTGSGAVALDWGSFGAMTAGYDLGQLLAGRVNDGLMDGAMLPLLAPACVEAYGQGLRAEGAPLSPALVRRGFAISMAIQSGLSALFPPQLDEPITDELRDLVHARAGMARFLIDELSASAL; from the coding sequence GTGACCCTGGAACGGGTCGCCGCGTCAGCGATGCAGGCTGATCAGCCGGTGCAGGTACTGGACCACGAGTTCGAACCGTTCGGGCTGTCCCCTGCCAACATGACGACCGGTGGACTGTGGCGGCTGCGGGGCACAGCTGCCGACAGCCGGGGCTTCCATGCATTCCACGCCGTGCTGAAAGTGATCTCCACTCCCCTCCGGTGGTCCGGCATCGATGCTGTTCCCCCGGAGATGAGGGCCGACCTCGTTGCCCAGATGCCCTGGCGCACCGAGGCGGACGTCTACGAGAGCACCTTGAAGAGCTTCCTTCCTCCGGGACTACGGATCCCCGACCTCTACTTCGTCGAACATCTCGATGAGGAGAGCGCCGGCATCTGGATGGAAGACGTCCAGGAGGATCCCGCGCCGGCGTGGGATGCCGGGCGCTACGCGCACATGGCCTATCTCCTCGGGCGGCTGGCAGGTGTGCCGGGGGCTCCGATGGGAGTCCGGCGCGACCTGGCGGACTTCGTGGCGGGCCCCGGTGAGCATGTTTTCATCCCCATGCTCCGTTCGGGGATGCTGCACTCCCTCCCCGTGTACGACGGCGTGATCGATGAGCACCTCGAGCGGGACCTGCTCGCCTTCGTGGAGCAGATCCCCCTTCTTCTGGCAGAACTGGCGACGTTGCCGATGGCACGGGCCCACGGCGACGCCTGCCCCCAGAACCTCCTGCAGACCGGCTCCGGAGCGGTCGCCCTCGACTGGGGTAGCTTCGGCGCGATGACGGCGGGGTACGACCTCGGCCAGCTGCTCGCGGGACGGGTCAATGACGGGCTGATGGACGGCGCGATGCTCCCCCTGCTCGCTCCTGCCTGCGTGGAGGCCTACGGGCAGGGACTGAGAGCGGAAGGCGCCCCGCTCTCCCCGGCCCTTGTGCGGCGGGGCTTCGCGATCTCCATGGCGATCCAGAGCGGGCTGTCCGCCCTGTTCCCCCCGCAGCTGGACGAACCCATCACGGACGAGCTCCGCGATCTCGTGCACGCCCGGGCCGGCATGGCGCGCTTCCTCATCGACGAACTCAGCGCCTCCGCACTGTGA
- a CDS encoding amino acid permease, with amino-acid sequence MPAEHQLSKSLKPRHLSMIAIAGVIGAGLFVGSGAAIQQAGPGILVAYLAAGLVVILVMRMLGEMAAANPETGSFSTYADKALGRWAGFSIGWLYAWFWIIVLGIEATAGAAIMHRWVPGIDQWVWALLLMVLLTLTNLGSVKSFGEFEFWFASIKVTAIVLFLLFGLAAILGLIPGVPAPGLDNLVGNGGFMPNGPGAVLAGILVVVFSFFGAEIATIAAGESENPVDAVKKAVKSTVWRILVFYIGSIAIVVTLLPWNSASVAKSPYVAVIELFGIPGAGTIMDIVVLTSVLSCLNSGLYTASRMLFSLSHRGDAPGAWMRISKRGVPAAAVLASTVVGFITVGLNYIAPDTVFLFLVNTSGAIALFVWLVIAASQLILRRRMGASAQALPLRMWLFPYLTWVAIVSIVALLIGMLILDTTRESLLLSLALAAVVVGIGLWRYHSHGEKTPGRSGAAAPTAPEEARRGA; translated from the coding sequence ATGCCTGCTGAGCACCAGCTGTCGAAATCCCTGAAACCGCGGCACCTGTCAATGATCGCCATCGCCGGCGTGATCGGCGCCGGACTCTTCGTCGGATCCGGTGCCGCGATCCAGCAGGCAGGTCCGGGGATCCTGGTCGCCTACCTCGCCGCAGGACTGGTGGTCATCCTCGTCATGCGCATGCTCGGCGAGATGGCAGCAGCCAACCCGGAGACCGGTTCCTTCTCCACGTACGCAGACAAGGCGCTGGGACGCTGGGCGGGGTTCAGCATCGGTTGGCTCTACGCCTGGTTCTGGATCATCGTCCTCGGCATCGAGGCGACGGCCGGCGCCGCCATCATGCACCGCTGGGTGCCGGGCATCGACCAGTGGGTCTGGGCGCTGCTCCTGATGGTCCTCCTCACCCTCACCAACCTCGGTTCCGTGAAGTCCTTCGGGGAGTTCGAGTTCTGGTTCGCTTCCATCAAGGTCACCGCCATCGTGCTGTTCCTGCTGTTCGGCCTTGCGGCGATCCTGGGGCTCATCCCCGGCGTTCCTGCCCCTGGGCTGGACAATCTGGTCGGCAACGGCGGCTTTATGCCCAACGGGCCGGGCGCGGTGCTGGCAGGCATCCTGGTGGTCGTCTTCTCCTTCTTCGGCGCCGAAATCGCGACGATCGCGGCCGGTGAATCGGAGAACCCCGTCGACGCGGTCAAGAAGGCCGTGAAATCCACCGTCTGGCGCATCCTGGTCTTCTACATCGGGTCCATCGCCATCGTGGTCACCCTGCTGCCCTGGAACTCGGCCTCCGTGGCCAAGAGCCCGTATGTCGCCGTGATCGAGCTCTTCGGAATCCCGGGCGCCGGCACCATCATGGACATCGTCGTGCTGACCTCCGTGCTGTCCTGCCTCAACTCCGGCCTCTACACGGCCAGCCGCATGCTGTTCTCGCTCTCCCACCGGGGCGACGCCCCGGGCGCCTGGATGCGCATCTCGAAGCGGGGCGTCCCGGCCGCGGCAGTGCTGGCCTCCACGGTCGTCGGCTTCATCACCGTCGGCCTGAACTACATCGCCCCGGACACGGTCTTCCTCTTCCTGGTCAACACCTCGGGAGCCATCGCCCTGTTCGTGTGGCTCGTGATCGCCGCCTCGCAACTGATCCTCCGCCGCAGGATGGGCGCGTCCGCCCAGGCCCTCCCGTTGAGAATGTGGCTCTTCCCGTACCTGACCTGGGTGGCCATCGTCAGCATCGTCGCCCTGCTGATCGGCATGCTCATCCTGGACACGACCCGGGAGTCACTCCTGCTCTCGCTGGCTCTGGCCGCTGTCGTCGTCGGCATCGGCCTGTGGCGGTACCACTCGCACGGCGAGAAGACCCCGGGACGGTCCGGCGCCGCCGCTCCGACTGCACCGGAGGAAGCCCGCCGCGGCGCCTGA
- a CDS encoding VOC family protein: MSLEWEQLVIDAAQPGELGRWWAAALGWVVTFESDDEFEIRPSPDRLPGLVFVPVSDPRTVKNRLHLDFRPDNPALEVERMLALGARAVDIGQGPQPWTVLADPEGNEFCILGPREAPAGS, from the coding sequence ATGAGTCTCGAATGGGAACAGCTGGTCATCGACGCGGCGCAGCCGGGTGAGCTCGGACGCTGGTGGGCCGCCGCGCTCGGCTGGGTGGTGACCTTCGAGTCGGATGACGAGTTCGAGATCCGCCCCTCACCGGATCGGCTGCCGGGGCTGGTGTTCGTGCCGGTGTCGGACCCCAGGACCGTCAAGAACCGGCTGCACCTCGACTTCCGCCCGGACAACCCGGCGCTCGAGGTGGAACGCATGCTGGCATTGGGCGCTCGTGCCGTCGACATCGGCCAAGGTCCGCAGCCGTGGACCGTGCTCGCGGACCCGGAAGGCAACGAGTTCTGCATCCTGGGACCCAGGGAAGCCCCTGCCGGAAGCTAG
- a CDS encoding SDR family NAD(P)-dependent oxidoreductase codes for MRILVTGSADGLGLAAAETLLGNGHDVVVHARNSDRAAALENLTRRGAGLVLGDFEDRDAVLRIAAELDGAEPLDAVIHNAGVWSGRAVFPVNVIAPYLLTALLRGPRRHVYLSSGSHYGGRASLEGVDWRGGAPGSYGDSKLFVTTLAVALARLQPRLLSNAVDPGWVPTRMGGPNAPDDLELGHQTQVWLATGDDPDALTSGGYWYHRRRREPHSAVHDVAFQDRLLQALAEETGVPLAPGL; via the coding sequence ATGAGGATCCTGGTCACCGGCTCCGCCGACGGGCTCGGGCTGGCAGCAGCAGAGACGCTGCTCGGGAACGGGCACGACGTCGTGGTGCACGCCCGCAACTCGGACCGGGCGGCCGCCCTCGAGAACCTCACCCGCCGAGGGGCGGGCCTCGTGCTGGGGGATTTCGAGGACCGGGATGCAGTGCTGCGCATCGCGGCGGAACTGGACGGGGCGGAGCCGCTGGACGCGGTGATCCACAATGCAGGCGTCTGGAGCGGGCGGGCGGTCTTCCCAGTCAACGTCATCGCGCCCTACCTCCTGACCGCGCTGCTCCGGGGCCCGCGGCGCCACGTCTACCTGAGCAGCGGCTCCCACTACGGCGGGCGCGCGTCGCTCGAGGGAGTGGACTGGCGCGGTGGCGCGCCGGGCTCCTACGGGGACAGCAAGCTCTTCGTGACGACGCTCGCCGTCGCGCTCGCCCGTCTGCAGCCCCGACTGCTCAGCAATGCAGTGGATCCCGGCTGGGTCCCGACCAGGATGGGCGGACCCAACGCCCCCGACGACCTCGAGCTCGGCCACCAGACCCAGGTATGGCTCGCGACGGGAGACGATCCTGACGCCCTCACGAGCGGTGGGTACTGGTACCACCGCCGACGGCGCGAGCCACACTCGGCGGTGCACGACGTCGCGTTCCAGGACCGGCTCCTGCAGGCCCTGGCGGAGGAGACGGGCGTGCCCCTGGCCCCCGGGCTCTGA
- a CDS encoding D-alanyl-D-alanine carboxypeptidase family protein gives MRVVPCAVLVLLALGLPACSAPGPAGTAASAAATQDPSPTGSPAPAGDLPAPAQREPAPVSTESAEASARPSSPPPDLHSDPGAVDVVVNKRRPLVPLDYAPTGLRLPEVATAGDTLLRSDTAVAVEEMFAAAEDDGVGLVLLSGYRSFADQESTYAHWVDEYGDAAAADTVSARPGYSEHQTGLAFDIGQADGACSLVLCFRDTAAARWTAEHAADFGFLLRYPLGFHGITGFSAESWHFRYVGRDVSLVMKAAGTRTLEEHLGLPAAPSY, from the coding sequence GTGCGCGTCGTGCCGTGCGCGGTCCTGGTGCTCCTGGCCCTCGGGCTCCCGGCCTGCTCCGCGCCCGGCCCTGCAGGAACTGCCGCCTCCGCTGCGGCGACGCAGGACCCCTCCCCTACCGGCTCTCCGGCCCCCGCCGGTGACCTTCCCGCGCCGGCCCAGCGGGAGCCCGCGCCCGTGAGCACGGAGAGCGCCGAGGCATCGGCCCGCCCCTCGTCCCCTCCCCCGGATCTGCACTCCGATCCGGGCGCCGTCGACGTCGTCGTGAACAAACGGCGTCCCCTCGTACCGCTGGACTACGCTCCCACCGGGCTGCGCCTGCCCGAGGTGGCCACCGCCGGCGACACGCTCCTGCGCTCCGACACCGCCGTCGCCGTGGAGGAGATGTTCGCGGCGGCGGAGGACGACGGCGTCGGCCTGGTCCTCCTCAGCGGCTACCGTTCCTTCGCCGACCAGGAATCGACGTACGCCCACTGGGTGGATGAGTACGGGGACGCGGCGGCGGCGGACACCGTGTCCGCTCGGCCGGGCTACTCGGAGCACCAGACGGGGCTCGCGTTCGACATCGGCCAGGCGGACGGCGCGTGCTCGCTCGTCCTGTGCTTCCGCGATACCGCCGCCGCCCGGTGGACGGCAGAGCACGCGGCGGACTTCGGGTTCCTCCTGCGCTACCCGCTGGGATTCCACGGGATCACCGGCTTCTCGGCCGAGTCCTGGCACTTCCGCTACGTCGGCAGGGACGTGTCCCTCGTGATGAAAGCTGCCGGGACCCGGACGCTCGAGGAGCACCTCGGCCTCCCGGCGGCTCCGTCCTACTGA